The genome window TTCACCGGGCCGACCTTGGCGACCACCGTCGCCGTCATTTCATTGTCCGCAACCTGTTCCAGTTCCTTGCAGCCGGGTATCGACGCGGCCAGGATTTCGGGGTCGTTCAGTGCCTTCCAGACCGTCTCGCGGGGTGCGGCGATCCGATATTCGCCCGTCATTTCCATGAGGCTGCTGGCCTCCCATTCCTTGAAACGCCCGCCGAGGGGCCGCCAATTCGACCGGGGCGAACGCTCATTGTTACGCAGCTATTCCGGGTATTCTCGACGAAAATGGCCGAATTCCGGTTTCTTCGTTTTGCGTGTTCGGACAACAGATTGCCCTTTCCCGAGGCCTGCGGCAACAGGGCGCATCAGGATTTTTTCGCACGACTTTCGGCGAAGGTGCGAAAGGGCGCGATTGACCCGCTCGGCACCGCCGGACTACTCGTAGGTTCGAAATTTGCCGATCAGGAGATCCGTGGTGAAGAAAGCCACCACCAACAGCACGCAACCCCAGGAAAAGACTGCCGGCGACGCCACCCCGCGCACGGCTCCGGCGAAGGGGCCGGCCGAAGGCCACTGGCCGGTGATGCTGACCACCGAGGGCTGGGACGACTACCGCCTTCTCGACATGGGGCACGGCGAGAAGCTCGAGCGCTACGGTCACCTGACCATCGTGCGGCCGGAACCGCAGGCGCTTGGCGCGCGCCGCCTGCCGGACGCGGTGTGGGACCGTGCGGACGCGACCTTTACCGGCGATGTCGAGGAAGAGGGTCCGGGCCGCTGGCGCTACCGCGGCTCGCTCGACGAGACCTGGCCGATGCATTGCGGGCCGGTGCGGTTCCATGGCCGCTTCACCTCGTTCCGCCATGTCGGCCTGTTTCCCGAGCAGGTCGCGCACTGGATGTGGATGCGCGAGCGCATCAAGCAGGCAGACCGGCCGGTGCGGATCCTCAACCTGTTCGGCTATACCGGCGTCGCCTCGCTGATGGCGGCGGAAGCCGGCGCCCATGTCACCCATGTGGATGCTTCCAAGAAGGCGATCGGCTGGGCGCGCGAAAATCAGGAACTGTCCGGCCTCGAGGACAAGCCGATCCGCTGGATCTGCGACGACGCGGTGAAGTTCGTCGCGCGCGAGGGCCGGCGCGGCAATGTCTATGACGGCATCCTGCTCGACCCGCCGAAATACGGCCGCGGCCCGAAGGGCGAGATCTGGCAGCTGTTCGACAATCTGCCGGAAATGGTCGCGATGTGCC of Hyphomicrobiales bacterium contains these proteins:
- a CDS encoding SAM-dependent methyltransferase — protein: MLTTEGWDDYRLLDMGHGEKLERYGHLTIVRPEPQALGARRLPDAVWDRADATFTGDVEEEGPGRWRYRGSLDETWPMHCGPVRFHGRFTSFRHVGLFPEQVAHWMWMRERIKQADRPVRILNLFGYTGVASLMAAEAGAHVTHVDASKKAIGWARENQELSGLEDKPIRWICDDAVKFVAREGRRGNVYDGILLDPPKYGRGPKGEIWQLFDNLPEMVAMCRDILSPEALFLTLTAYSIRASFLSMHELMVETMNGYGGRVDSGELVLMEKSTGDQTGRALSTSLFARWSDK